The Candidatus Hydrogenedentota bacterium genome segment TTTTCACGGGTTGCATCCTGGTACGCGCGGGTCCTGGCGGCTGCGGTCGTGCTTGTGGGCTGCACGCAAGCGACGGACAAGCCCCGCGTCGCGCTCATCATGAAATCGCTGGCGAACGAGTTTTTCATGACAATGGAGGACGGCGCGCGGGCGCACCAGCAGGCGCATGCGGCGGAGTACGAGCTTGTGGCGCAGGGGATCAAGGACGAGTTGGACGTCAACCGCCAGGTCCAATTGGTGGAGCAGATGGTCGCGCAGGGGGTGGACGCCATCGTTATTGCGCCCGCGGATTCGAAAGCGCTGGTGACGGTCTGCAAACGGGCCCTGGACGCGGGGATTGTGGTGGTGAACATCGACAATCGCCTGGACGCGGACGTACTGCGGGAGAGGGGCGTGACAATTCCCTTCGTCGGTCCGGACAACCGGAAGGGCGCGCGGGCGGTGGGTGAGTTTGTAGCCGCGCAATTGGCCCAAGGCGATCCTGTAGCAATTGTAGAGGGCGCGCCCAACGCCTACAACGCCGTTCAGCGCAAGCTCGGTTTCGAGGATGCTTGCGCGGCAGCGGGCTTGACGGTCGTCGCCTCGCAACCAGCCCACTGGGAGATGGCCCGGGCCAACGAAGTGGTCTCCGGCATGATCACGGAGCATCCGGAGACCAAAGCCGTGTTATGCGCGAACGACAGCATGGCGCTGGGGGCCGTTGCGGCGTTGCGCGGCGCGGGCAAGCTCGGCTCGGTGCTGGTAGCGGGCTTCGATAACATCTCCGCGGTTAAGGAACTGCTCGCCCAGGGCGAAATCACGGCTACGGCCGACCAGCACGCCGATCAACTGGCCGTGTACGGCATCGAGTACGCGTTGGCGATACTGCGCGGAGAGGCGGCGCCCGCGGACAGAGAAACGCCGGTCGACCTGGTCACCAAAGACGCCGTAGCCGCTGGAGCCCGGCCCTGATGCGGAGCGCCGCTTTCCGCCGGTTTGTGGGGGAATCCCTGGGCTTGGTGCTCGTGTTGGCTGGACTGGCCGTTTTTTTCGGCCTGATTACCCGGCATTTTTTCAGCCTGACCACGTTCCAGACGATTGTGAATCAAATACCCGATTCGCTTGTAATTGCCGTTGGCATGACCTTCGTGCTTGTCATCCGCGGCATCGACTTGTCCGTTGGCTCGCTGCTCGCGCTTTGCAGCGCTGTGTTGGGCGTGTGCCTCGCGCAATGGCACTGGCCACTGCCGCTGGCTATTGCCGCGTGTCTTGTCACGGGCGGGCTCGCGGGCACGGTCAACGGCGCCGTTACGGTGCGCTGGGCCTTGCCTTCTTTCATCGTGACCCTGGGCATGCTGGAGGCGGCGCGCGGCGCTGCCTATCTGTTGACGCGGTCACAGACGCAATACATCGGCGCACAGATTGAACGAATCGCGGACGCGGGTGTGCTTGGAATTTCGCTGCCGTTCCTCTTGTCGTTTGTAATCGTCGTAATTGGCCAAGTAGTGCTGTCACATACAACGTTTGGCCGCTACATGCTTGCCGTGGGCGCAAACGAGGAAACCGCGCGCCTGTCCGGCGTGCCCACGCGGCGGGTCCAGTTGTTCGTATTTGTCACGAGCGGCCTGCTCGCGGGCGTCGCCGCGGTCATTCATTGCGCGCGGATGTCGGCGGCGGATCCGAACACCGGCATCGGCTATGAACTCAACGCCATTGCGGCAGTCGTGATCGGCGGCACAAGCCTTATGGGGGGCCGCGGCAGCGTGATAAACACGTTCCTCGGCGTGTTAATCATCGCGGTGCTGGAAAACGGGCTTGTGCAGGCGGGCGCGCAAGACCCGACAAAACGCCTCGTCACGGGCGCGGTCATTGTGGGTGCGGTCGTCATCGATTACTACCGGCGCCGGCTGCGTACCCAATGACCAGATTCGCAGGGCGCGCGCGGGGCTACAGCCCAAGCTCGCGCGCCAGGAAGTCCAGAATAATCTGGCCGAGCGGCACACTATCCACGCGCGCTTCCCAAAGAGCGTGGCCGGGCATATCAAGCGGGAGAAACTCATAGGGCGCGCCAGCCACATTCATGACCTCCTGGAGCCGGAGAACTGGCCCGGGCGGGGTGTCTCTTTTCGGGTCGAAAAGGCCGTGGGCGAAGAGAATGGGCGTGTCGTTCTGGTCGATGTCCGGGAAGTACGCCGAAGGATTGCCCCACAGGGCCACGCACGCCTGAAGTCGGGAGGAGTAACCGGGGCTGTTCAGTTCATAGAGGGGGTCGTTGCCGGGGCCAGGCTCCGCGTCTTCGAAGGCGAGTCCATACATGCACGTGCCACCCGCGGAACTGCCGACACCCGCCACCATCTCCGGGTCGATACCGTAGAGGCTCGCATTGGCGCGGACCCACCGAATGGCCGCGCGGCAGTCGGCCACGGCGGCCTGCTGCGCCAGGCGCGTGGCGCAGCGCTCGGGAAGCTGCTCTGCCTGGGGCAGATCCTGGACCTGCCGGTAGTCGATGCAGAACGCGGCAAACCCGCGCGCGGCAAAGAAACGCGACAGGACCGTGTGCGGCTGCTGGGTCTTATCCAGGAAACGGAACTGGCCGCCGTGGACAATGACGACCGCTGGCTTGAGCATGTCCGGGCAGTCCTCGGGCAGATACATGTCCATAAGCAGTGGCTTGACGCCCGAGTCCTGCGCGGCGGACAGACCCATGCCGTAGACCACGTCCCTGCTGACCGTAACACCGTAGCGGACCTCAACGGCGTCTGCCATTGCCGCCAAGGTGAGCCCCAGCATCAAGAGCACGAAACCCCGAAACATTGTGCCGCTCCTTTCAACCCATATTTCTCAGGGTCAATCTCGTCAATGCGCTTATTCTATCACACGCGATGTTGAAATCGGCGGTGGGCGGAATGGGCGTCGGGAGAACCGAAGATTACCCCCTTCGGATTCTGCCCGTGCCTTCCATGTTTTTTGTGCTATTCCTTTTTCCGCAGCTCCGGTTCGCCCCAGTATGCCCAGTCGCCGGAGAAGTCCCCGGCGGCGTCGGTGACCAGCGCGATGACCGCGGGTTTTCCCGCGTAAGGAGTGAGTTCGACGGTCATTTCCTTCCAGCCGCCAGGCGTGACGGATTCTTGCGCAAGCCCGATACCGTTAACTTCGATACGGAAGAGAACGGCTGTGGACTTCGAGCCGTCACGGATGCCCGCATAGGCATGGAGCATCGCCGGACCGCCCGGGAGCGTGACAGGAAAATCCATCTGGGTGCGCCCACTGCGCGGTGGATGAGCAAAGAACCCTTTGCGGGTGATGCCGCCAACGGCAGCGTCGCCGGTCTGCGCACAGGCATGTTTCGGCGCATGCAACACGTTGCCCCATTCGTCGGCGAAGAGCGTCTCAAAGGGCACGCCCGTCAGCGCGACGGGGAGCGTCAACATCGGCGGGGTGTCAGGCAAGAGATAGACGGCGGCGGGCAGCGCGATCTGCAGCTTGGTCACTGATTGACCGCTCGGGAAAGCGAGTACTTTTTCTCCACTAATGGCCATGCCATAGGCCTGGGCATTGGCGAGCGCGATTTCGCAGTTCGTCTCCCAATCGCATTCGATGCGAGGGTCGGACCAGCGCGCCCAGTCGTAACTGGGGTTGCTGTTGCGCCCCGGGTCCACCGTGAGTTCGAGTTCGACTTCCTTGCCCTGAAATTCCGACAAGCCGATGGCCAGCTTGCGCGGTTCGCTCGTGTTCTGAAACGTGCCGCGCGTGCGCACCTTGTCTTTGCGTGTGACCCGCACGCCGAAGGTGACGCCGTCGGATTTCCCCTCGCCCGCCGCGGCGGGGTCCAGCGCCACCTCGCTCACGAACCGCAGCGCATTCGGCGGCGGCGTCAGCGTGAAACGGGCGAATGCAATGCCGCTTTGAGGGGTCTTCCACGGCGGGTGCGCGTACAGGTCGCCGCCCTCGGCATAGAACTGTGCGCCGTCGGCGGCGAGCAACGCGCCGACCACCTCGGCACCTTCGCCCTGTACCGGCCGGGAGCCGCAAGTCGCTTCATGGATCAAGGATGCAATGCGCGGGTTGGCGCCCGTCGTGAGCCGCGTTCGCACATACGCGAAGGAGTCCTGAATCGCCACGGTCTCCACCGCGAGGCCCTGCGAAAGACCCGCGATGTGGAAACATTCCGGGTCGCGCGGAACATTGAAAAGGGGATACCACATGCCCGGGTCCAATCCGATGATGCGGTCCGCGTCAAAGGCAAGCCAGCCCGGAATGCTGCCCGGGTCAGTGACCCAGGCGCGGTCTCGAATCGTCTGGCTGATAACACGGGTTCTGCTTAAGAGGCGCCGGTCCAGCACGCGCGTCACTGGGGTGCCACGATAGGTCCTGTAGGGAAAAGTGACGTGCGGGGGCCAGTCGGCCTCGAAGTCCGGGTCGACGCGGTGTTCGAGCCAGAAAGCGGTCTCGTCAAAGAACTGCTTTGTGAAACCGTCGGGCGTTTCAGTCTGCTCCGAGGATGGCTTCAGCGTCGGAATCACGCCATAGTGGCGATATGCCTCAGCCCATGCCGCATAGCGTTGCGCGTCGGAAGGCGGCGCGCAGCCCAGGTAGCCGTACATGATGGTGTATGGCCGCAGCAGATACGAGCTGATGGGATGGGCCGCGCGCAGATGCGGCATGCTGAACGTGCCTTCCGCGTGGTTGATGCCCCACACATGCCGCTGCGCGAAGGCTTCGTAGCGGTACGTGACCTCGTTCAGCCCCTCGCCGCTTAGCGCGATGCCCGGCAGCGCCTCGCGCAATTCGCGGTGCAATGCGATATTGCCCTGAAGCATGCTCAGCCCGTCCATGGGACCGTTGTAGTCGTTGTAGATGCAGAGCGTCTGGTCGAGATGGAGCGCATCAACGGAGCAGGCCGTGCAGAGTTCCTTCATCAGCCGGACGAAGTATTCGCGCCATTTCCCGCTTGCCGGGTTGATGTACGCGAATTTGACCGGCGGGTCGGCGCGGTCCCAGAGCCACCATTCCAGTTCGTGCTCGCCCCAGGGGCTGCGGCACTGAAACGGCTGGAGGTGCTTGTATGCCGGATGCTTGGGGTCGCACCCGAAGTAGTTGACGTGGAGCATGACACGAAATCCGAGTTCGTGTGCGCGCGCCAGGAACGGCGCAAGCGCGTCCACCGGTTCATTGTAGCGCGGGTAATCGCGGTCATAGCCCGCCTTCCGCCAGGACGGCACGTATAACAATGTCTGCGCCGGGTCCAGGCGTTTCGGCAGCGCTTCGAGGATGTCCGTGTCCAATCCCATGATAACGCAGCAGCGAATGTCCCGAACCCAGGCCGGTTCCTGGTCCGCGATGCGCGTGGGATGAAATGCGTTCTCGGCCCAGTCCCGGTACCGGCGCGCCGGGACTTGCCAATTGCCCTCATACACGTTCAGGCGCCAGCGGACCGAAGTGCAGGCGTCTTTTTCATGGAACGGCGCGAGCGGCATGGTGAGGAACCCGATGCGCCAGCCCTCCGGCGACCGGGACACCGTCAAGCGCTTGTATGTCCCCTCCGGGTCCTCGGCCCACACGTAGAAGCCGGCATCGTCCCCTTCGAAGATGACGAGTTGCGCCTCCCATGAGATGGGATAATCGAACTTGTGCGCGGCGCCGGGCGTAGTGGCGCTCAATTGCAGGCCCGAACAACCGGGCACAAGCACATTCATCGACAACGGGACCGTGGCAATGGCCCACTCCACGCCCCAAAGGCCCTTCTGGGGAGATGCCATCCGCTGCTCGATGACCAAGTCGCCTGAGGCGGGGTCGGCCGCGTAGGTGCAGGCGCCCGTGGCCCCTTCGAGTTCCGAAAACGCCGCATAACGCTCCGACGCGCCGGATTCCGGCGTCCATTCCCGTTCCAGGGCCGTTTCCGTCACGGGATGTTCGCCGGATTCCAGATGAAGGGTCGCGCTGGCCTCTTCTTTCGTCTCCACGAACGGGCGGGCGGCGGCGTCTGTCAACGACACAAGCGCCCCGCGATTCCAGACTGCCTGGAACCGTTCGGTCTGTATCTTCAGCTCCGCGGTGGCTGCGCCGGCGCATGAAAGCAGGACAAAGGCGCAACAAGTCTCCAGGAACCGCATACTCTGTCTCCCAGGGCTATTGGCGGTGCACCACGATAACGATTTAGGAGCGATGCCGCAAATGAGCCAGGAGTCACGGTGTGCCTTGCGCGGGCCGGAGGAACTTGCTAAGCTCATGTCAATCCATGAGGTGGTCGTTCCATGAAAGCGCTCGATTGGGACTTGGGAAACAACAGTTTCCTGGAGAGCCTGGCCGAAATTCTGCAGATTATCCTGTCTGTCATCACTGCGCTGGTTTCGCTTTTGGGCGGCCAGAGCGTGTAGCCCGGCCGCCGAGGCAAAATTGTCCGGTGCGGGCGGGGTGGGGTCATGTCTGTCCGCGAGACAATGGCAGGTGAAC includes the following:
- a CDS encoding alpha/beta hydrolase, coding for MFRGFVLLMLGLTLAAMADAVEVRYGVTVSRDVVYGMGLSAAQDSGVKPLLMDMYLPEDCPDMLKPAVVIVHGGQFRFLDKTQQPHTVLSRFFAARGFAAFCIDYRQVQDLPQAEQLPERCATRLAQQAAVADCRAAIRWVRANASLYGIDPEMVAGVGSSAGGTCMYGLAFEDAEPGPGNDPLYELNSPGYSSRLQACVALWGNPSAYFPDIDQNDTPILFAHGLFDPKRDTPPGPVLRLQEVMNVAGAPYEFLPLDMPGHALWEARVDSVPLGQIILDFLARELGL
- a CDS encoding sugar ABC transporter substrate-binding protein, with product MFSRVASWYARVLAAAVVLVGCTQATDKPRVALIMKSLANEFFMTMEDGARAHQQAHAAEYELVAQGIKDELDVNRQVQLVEQMVAQGVDAIVIAPADSKALVTVCKRALDAGIVVVNIDNRLDADVLRERGVTIPFVGPDNRKGARAVGEFVAAQLAQGDPVAIVEGAPNAYNAVQRKLGFEDACAAAGLTVVASQPAHWEMARANEVVSGMITEHPETKAVLCANDSMALGAVAALRGAGKLGSVLVAGFDNISAVKELLAQGEITATADQHADQLAVYGIEYALAILRGEAAPADRETPVDLVTKDAVAAGARP
- a CDS encoding ABC transporter permease, which translates into the protein MRSAAFRRFVGESLGLVLVLAGLAVFFGLITRHFFSLTTFQTIVNQIPDSLVIAVGMTFVLVIRGIDLSVGSLLALCSAVLGVCLAQWHWPLPLAIAACLVTGGLAGTVNGAVTVRWALPSFIVTLGMLEAARGAAYLLTRSQTQYIGAQIERIADAGVLGISLPFLLSFVIVVIGQVVLSHTTFGRYMLAVGANEETARLSGVPTRRVQLFVFVTSGLLAGVAAVIHCARMSAADPNTGIGYELNAIAAVVIGGTSLMGGRGSVINTFLGVLIIAVLENGLVQAGAQDPTKRLVTGAVIVGAVVIDYYRRRLRTQ